From the Polaribacter gangjinensis genome, the window TGGAGTTGGCATTGGAAATTTTGAAAAAAGCCAAAGAAAAAGGTGTTACTGTTCACATTCCTGTGGATGTTGTAGCTGCTGATAAATTTAGTAATGATGCAAATACACAAATTTGCGACATCAATAATATTCCTGATGGTTGGGAAGGTGTGGATGCTGGACCAAAATCTCTTGAACTATTTGATGCTGTTGTAAACCAATGCAAAACGATTTTATGGAACGGACCTTTAGGCGTTTTTGAAATGGAAAAATTCGCCGCAGGTACCATTGCTTTGGGTCATTCAATTGACAAAGCAACTAAAAACGGAGCGTTTTCTTTAGTTGGTGGTGGAGATTCTGTGGCCGCTGTAAAACAATTCGGATTTGAAGACAAAGTAAGTTACGTTTCTACAGGTGGAGGTGCTATGTTAGAAATGTTAGAAGGAAAATCATTGCCAGGAATTGATGCAATTCTAAACTAAGAATTCTTAAAATTTTTGTTAAAAAAGTTCTCGTTAAAGAGAACTTTTTTTTGTGCCTTTAATTGCTGTGAAATAAGCCTTATTTTTGCACTCTTTAAAAAAATCATCAAAAAAATGAAATACACAACCTTACCAAATACGGATATCAAAGTTTCAAAAATATGTTTAGGAACCATGACTTGGGGAAATCAAAATACCGAAGCTGAAGGTCATGAACAAATGGATTCTGCATTGGAAAAAGGTGTCAATTTTTTTGATGTTGCTGAGTTGTATCCAGTACCTGCAAATGCACAAACCTATGGACATACAGAAAAAATTATTGGAACATGGTTTCAAAAAACTGGAAATAGAGATAAAGTAGTTTTGGCAAGTAAAATTGCTGGTGGAGGAGATTATACTGCACACATCAGAAATGGTGGATTGACGAAAAACAACATTATTGATGCCATTGAAAAAAGTTTACAACGTTTGCAAACAGATTATATTGATTTGTATCAATTGCACTGGCCAAATCGTGGTGTAAACTGTTTTGGCGTAAGAGATTATCCATATAAAACAGCTACCAAAGAAGCTGAAAATCACTTAGAAATCATTGAAACTTTGCACGATTTCATCAAACAAGGAAAAATAAGACAGTTTGGTTTATCAAACGAAACCCCTTGGGGAACTATGAAATATGTGCAAACTGCTGAGCAACACAATTTGCCAAGACCTGTAACCATTCAAAATTCATATTCTTTGATTCACAGAGGATTTGAAGTTGGTTTGAGCGAAGTTTGTCTACGAGAAAATGTAGGATTGTTAGCTTATTCTCCTTTAGCACAAGGCGTTTTATCAGGAAAATATTTGGATGGGAATTTGCCAGAAGGTGCAAGAGGAACTTTATTCCCAAGATTTATTGCTAGATATAGAAATGAAG encodes:
- a CDS encoding NADP(H)-dependent aldo-keto reductase; protein product: MKYTTLPNTDIKVSKICLGTMTWGNQNTEAEGHEQMDSALEKGVNFFDVAELYPVPANAQTYGHTEKIIGTWFQKTGNRDKVVLASKIAGGGDYTAHIRNGGLTKNNIIDAIEKSLQRLQTDYIDLYQLHWPNRGVNCFGVRDYPYKTATKEAENHLEIIETLHDFIKQGKIRQFGLSNETPWGTMKYVQTAEQHNLPRPVTIQNSYSLIHRGFEVGLSEVCLRENVGLLAYSPLAQGVLSGKYLDGNLPEGARGTLFPRFIARYRNEGSERAVAMYLEIAKKHGLTLSELSLAFINQLPFVTSNIIGATKMDQLKENINSIYVDLSEEILNEINAVHTLIPNPAP